A single region of the Anaerostipes rhamnosivorans genome encodes:
- a CDS encoding sigma-70 family RNA polymerase sigma factor — protein sequence MEIEEQITELIRTARQNHNVIDLNEVDKVFDKNLSEQEFDYIISRLKDQSIEFSDFTAKDDDRQHTEESVETDQDILEDSVKTYLRRIGSIPLLSREQEEKLAKEIEAGSQTAKDKMINSNLRLVVSVAKRYVAGSNMALLDLIQEGNIGLMKAVDKFDYRRGFKFSTYAMWWIRQSITRAIADQARTIRIPVHMKEKMGKVNSAARKFLAENGREPNTDELSKAMGLTRDQMEEIMRLYSDTVSLDTPVGEEEDTMLINFVADESMPEQFESAKHEILSEQIDQILSELTEREQTILRLRFGFVGDRIWTLEEVGKEYHVTRERIRQIEGKALRKLKMKKETKRLKAYIED from the coding sequence GTGGAGATTGAAGAGCAGATTACAGAACTGATAAGGACAGCCAGACAGAATCATAATGTCATTGATTTGAATGAGGTTGATAAGGTATTTGACAAAAACCTGAGTGAACAGGAGTTTGATTATATTATTAGCCGGCTGAAGGACCAAAGCATAGAGTTCTCGGATTTCACAGCAAAAGATGATGACAGGCAGCATACGGAAGAATCTGTAGAGACAGATCAAGATATTCTGGAGGATTCTGTAAAGACTTATCTGCGCAGGATAGGTTCCATTCCTCTACTGTCCAGGGAGCAGGAGGAGAAGCTGGCAAAGGAGATCGAGGCGGGCAGCCAGACTGCGAAAGACAAAATGATCAACTCGAATCTGCGGCTGGTGGTCAGCGTGGCCAAACGGTATGTGGCTGGCAGCAATATGGCTCTACTGGATCTAATCCAGGAGGGAAATATCGGTCTTATGAAAGCAGTGGACAAGTTTGATTACCGGAGAGGATTCAAATTCAGCACTTATGCTATGTGGTGGATCCGCCAGTCCATTACGCGCGCCATCGCAGACCAGGCAAGAACGATCCGCATCCCGGTCCATATGAAAGAAAAGATGGGAAAGGTAAACAGTGCTGCCCGGAAGTTCCTGGCGGAAAATGGGCGGGAACCCAATACTGACGAGCTTTCTAAGGCTATGGGACTGACCAGAGACCAGATGGAAGAGATCATGAGACTGTACAGTGATACGGTATCGCTGGATACCCCTGTGGGCGAGGAAGAGGATACGATGCTGATCAATTTTGTGGCAGATGAGAGTATGCCGGAACAGTTTGAGTCAGCAAAACATGAGATACTGTCAGAGCAGATTGACCAGATCTTATCAGAACTCACAGAACGGGAGCAGACCATTTTAAGGCTCAGATTTGGTTTTGTGGGAGACCGTATCTGGACCCTGGAGGAAGTGGGAAAAGAATATCATGTGACAAGAGAGCGCATCCGCCAGATCGAGGGAAAGGCTTTAAGAAAGCTGAAAATGAAGAAAGAAACAAAACGTCTGAAAGCTTATATCGAAGATTGA